From the Syngnathus typhle isolate RoL2023-S1 ecotype Sweden linkage group LG22, RoL_Styp_1.0, whole genome shotgun sequence genome, the window TCTTATTCCTACTCCCTTCTGGATCATGTCTCGACTGGTCTCAACTGTAGCTCACCTTTGTCTGGTTCGGTTTTCCACTCAGTGTTTTTTGGCTGAGTCATCATATCTGATCTGGGAATTATTACATGTCGACACACACATTACAAAGCGGAAAAAgggcacaacacacacacacacatacacacagatgTAACGGCCTGCAAATGCGCTTGATTGGGACTCGCGTGTAAACAAGCTGATGTGAAAGTAAACAGGAAGCTAATCTGTTGACGTTAAACCTACCCAGGACACCCACTGACTCACCTGGTTTTGGTGGTGTTTGCTCaagagttctaaaaatagtTGGTAGCAGTCGGGGGTCTGCTCCAAAGCGACGCGGCACTCGGCATACGAGGAGAGTTTACTAAGGGGGCGGAGACTCAAACTTAGGCCCGATTCATGGACgaacgtctttttttttaagcggcTTACCTATAGATTCGAGAAACGTTGGTGCACACGTCTTGGTCCTGACGATAGCGCTGCAGAACCGAACAGAGCTTCGACATTAGGGAGTGGGAGACAAAGAGGGGGCGGGCCTCGGCGTGGTCGGCCAGGTTTCGCAAGGCGGCGGTTAGCTGAGGACGTCAAGGGTCAGTCAGCCAGAAGAGGAAAGGTCAGCAATAAGAATGTTAGCAATTTgatcatgaagaaaaaaattccGTGATTGTACGTACCTGTACAAGGATGTGTCCGGCAATGGTGAGGTGGGCGTCATCCACCCTGCAGAGCTTTTGGATAAAATCGCGAGTCGCACTCATGAAATTCTTTTCCAACAGGAGGTGGACCACGACGACGTTTCCCGAGAGATATTTGAGCGTACCGGCGCTGTAAAACAGCGCTTCGCTGCATGACGTCGCATCCTCACGCAACAGCAGCCCGACCAGCGAGTCTAGACGGAAGAAAAGCCTCCACACTCAAGACCTTCGAGGTACGGCTTTTGGAAATTTGGTGATCATGAGAACGAAATGTGTTCACCTAGGACTGAGTTATTCTGGAATAGGACGTCGTTGGCTTCACTGCGACTGATTTTGAAGATAAGCTTGCAGATGTTGAGTAGGTTCTTCCCACTGACATGTaactggaaaaaataaaaagtcatttaaTTTGAACAATAATTGTAAGGGACACGCCCACGGTTAAGACTCACAGCAAGACACAACTCGGCGACGTGCATGTGGAGGCGCGGGGAATCGAGGTCAATGAGTTGGAAGAGCATTCGTAGTATCGACGAGCGCCTCTTACAGCGCTGAGGGCCCAACATACCCGCCGCTGCCAGGCCATCATGGAGAGCGGCGCACAAATCACACAGATGCTCCGGTGAGGCCTCGTGGCCACCTGGaggaatgtggaaaaaaaaaaaaaaacatggtcacGAATCCCCAGCACACTTTACAGACTGATCGGCGCCCACAAATCTGATCCGCCGAGCTTTTGAGAGACTGCTTATACAATGACCAGATGTTCGTCCTAAATGTCTGGGCACAGTTCTGTGCCGCCACCGGGCCCGAGTCCACGTACACGTATGTGCCCCATCAATGAAACATTAGCCGTAAAATAACATCCTCCCATTGCGAGGAAACATCCTCCCATTGCGAGGAAACTTCCGAGGCTAAGCGGCACAGCACAATCGCACAGCTCCAATCTGGATGCAGAGGAAAGAGAAAGGGTGGAGTCTGTTCCTTGTTTTCCGAGTCAAATAATAAATGTTCCCGGCATCGAAACCAGGGCTTGGCGCACCCTGAACACCTTGCTGCAATTTTGTACGCAGGAACTCCCAAGgcaaaataaatattgaatgtgGAACTTTGAAAAAGAGTTTTCCATGACTCAAACATAATAACTTCCTGGTCAAACCCAACACATGTCATCCGATTGACTATTTATTGCCTTTCCCTTTAGTGTTGTTCTTACCTCCCGCAGCCGCTGCTGCCTTTAGCTGCTGGAGAAGAGACTCTATCGTATCCCAGCGTGAGTCTGCACCTGTGCTTGTGTTGTTCTTTCCACTCCCGCCCAAATCtgatgagagagagcgagaaagggCCCATTGGTGAAAATGGCGCACGTCTGCTTGGTTCACAAGGTCAGCGTcctcaaatacaaataaaatacctGTTCTTTGTCCTGCTCTGACCTCGTCGCTTCCGACTCCAGCATCAAAACTGGACTGTGATAGTCTGCTGCTTGCACCAGGAAAACACACAAACGAATGTGTTAGGGCAACgggacattaaaaaaacaacaaaaattgaACTTGATGAGTCGATTTCAAATGCTGCCACTTGGTGTCGTTGTTGCACCACAACTGCAACACTAAAGTCTTCTCGAGGTTGTTGGCAGTTTCTCATTCTgagcttgtgtttgtgtgtgcgtgtgttatgTCGACGCGGTCTCAGACTTCAATCTCCAACAGACAGGAAGTAAGACCTGAACTCTGTGGGCTGTCTGCTGGAggctgtttgttctttgtcaTCTCTATGGGCAATTTTTGCAGGAAGTAACTTAATGAACATGACACACACGAGTAGTCATTTTTTCACCCCCTTAATTAAGTACATccatagaaataataataatcattgtaATGTTTGTGCACATGTTTAGCATGTAGAGCGCCTGTTAAGAGTGAACAGTCTGCGATAGGATTACAGGTCCCATCAGCCGGGCGTCTTTGTGCGATACGGACATTCTCAAGAGACATGACCTCATCCCTGTCTTGGGTCTGGCAACAGCGGGCGTCAGCAACAATGCATAGAGCTGCCAGGCTTGCCCAAATGGGCATCCAAATCTAATAAAAGAAGCCATTTGGAGCCATAAAATGACGTCTTATTGGATGCTTTCTGTCTGCGTCTATTAGCGGACGATAAGAAAACTTTCAAAACTTGATAGTGCAAGGAAGCATATTCGGTCATTCCAGACCCCAGGCTGTATGATTCCTCACAAACCGCATCTAACGCGCCCTGTGATTGGATGGCGTCCAATCCAGGGTGCcagaagtcagctgggataagctccagctcaCCCTCGACTCTAATGAGAGACAAGCTCTACAGAAAACGGATGCGTAGATTCAAATGATTTAAATTCCAAATCCTCTTTAGGGTGGCTCAGTAGCCTGAATGGTTGGCAGATTTTCCTCACCGCAAGAAGGTTTCCTTCTGAATCGAGTCGGGCCGATTTCTGAAAGCTTGCTGCGTCCTTTTTGTGCTGCGGGCAATGTTCTGAGCTTTCatataaaatgtgttttattgttaCGACTCCCACCTGGCTCGCAATCGATATGCGGATGGATCCGAACGAGAGAGTTACGTCCCCTGGCCCTGACACAACTGATGAGATTTGTGGCGGAAATTTCTTGCCCTCTAGTAATAGCTGCCAGTAAATCTTGTGTTCATTATGGGATGTCACATTGATGGAAGCGGAGACGCGAGAGGGAGCAAATACCTTTCACTCTGACTTCTACGGGGTGAAGTTAAGTGAGGCACGCCGAAGACCTCTTTGTGGTCTCCGGAGACAAAAGCCTGGTCCGGTGGCAGTTTTTTCGCAGGGTTTTGATGTAATCTTTCTTGTGAGGCTACACAGAGAAAAAGCAGTCTGTCATGAGCAACAAAGTAGAGCAGAGAATGTAAATTGGGGTCAGAGTTGTTCCTCACCATCTGTGTGCGCTGCTAAAGGAGGTAACGTGGAGAGAGATGCCGCCTTGAGGAGACGCCCTCGTGTTCGAGCTGGCGTCCTCTTTGGGTCCAGTGGGTCAGTGGGAGGTTTGGGAGATGACTTTGAAAAGTCGTCATTGCCGGGAAATGCAATCCTTGTCTTCTGACATGGAAACAATATACATTCAATATTGCAAGTGGTAATGTcacgatttatttttattcaagatTGAAGATTTTGCACGATACGTTTCAGGGTATTAGTTCTAGTTAATGGTTTTCAATTTGGAAGATGGCTCAAAGTTAAAGCGAGAACAGAACCCTATTGATTTTTGATCATATCAAATGGCAGGTGCTTGAGATAGCGGGATTGTCACGACATTTCTCCATACCTGTTGCATTATTCAACCCAATGATGAGGTCAGCGGTTACTCACATGCTCCAGTGGAGATAGGCGAGTCCCTGAACTTGGCCGGGAGTCTCCGACATCAAAATGATGTGCGTGAAGACTGTTAAGTTTAAAAGCCATGGTGTAAACATGCCTCATAAGTCAGATTTGGTGACAGAAATAAGACATACCTGAAGCTTGAGGAAGGTCTGCTGCTGTGGTCTGCACGGACAGAGCTTCTTGCAAACAACTGCCTGTGTGCATCTCTTGGGGTGTAAGGTCTCTGGGTGGACTGAGCTCGGAGAATCCTTCTTGCTTCACCCACTATCTCTGCACTCGTCTTCAATAAGGGGTGCCTCCTCGGCAGAAAAGGCCCACACAGCTCGTATTTCCTCTCCGTGGAGCCCATTTGGCCGCCCTGCCCTCGGCTCAGCTTATGCATTAACTCCGTTTTGTCTTCATGATCAAACTTTCCTGTTATATTTACGTGTCTAGCATGGTTTGCCTTCGGGAGAATGGTTTGTTTTATGGTGGAATGGTCGGACGACACCGAGCGAACGAGGAGTCCCGCGGTGCTGCGTCTCCATGGCGACCATATGTTGCTGTGGTAGCGAGCACAACAAACGGGGAGAGACGGCCCACTGTGTGGTTTTATGAGAGAATATAAATACAATGGAAGAAGAACATTAAATACTTACTGTACATGTCGGGGAAATTGCAGGATGTACTGAACTACTGCTTAAAAAAAATCGTCTAACACGAACCAAAAAAACTGCATGACTGCAAGAATATGACGTTTTCAAAGTTCCGTTGAATaagttatatttttatatacacGTGATGTAGTCTTAGACAATTTTGAAGAGAGTCCAATGGCTGTTGGAAATATGCTGCGAACTGCACTCTGCTTCAATTGCCATGCCGTCATCATCGGTCGACCTTAGTGATGACGTCATCACACGCGACCTCGACTGTTTTTTTAAGGCAGAGAACAGGTAGTGAGATATTTCAAATTATAATAcacattggacttttttttgtcaacggTAGAAAAAAGAGTTGTAAATGTCTGCCTTTATATTAATTCTAGTAGGTATTTATTGAATGTAATGGATTTTTCTGGCTAATGCGTTTTACTGAGCTGTTTCTGATTACCTCTTATATAcctcttatatatatatatatatatatatatttctcttGGGTTCCACGTTCCATCCTTAACATAgtggtatttctttttttcttttttttaactactaGGAGCAATTTATTCCATAACCTCCTGTTTTATATTGAagtaaaatgtgtttaaaatgcatgaaataaataataggaGATGCCTACTGCATCCTGCTCGCCCAATCACAGGGTGTCACTGTGCAGTCGAGAAGCTAATTGGAAGGGGGCGGGAGATACTTCATGCCTTCGTCACTAGACAGACCTGTCAATCATGTAGGCTAACAAAAGTGGTACTTGAGATGAGGCACGACCCACGTCACTGTCGGCTGCTAACGTCACGAAAGAAGATGACTCGTCTCCTTGTCGACCCATCATTCAGTACCACTGAGAAAACGTGTTTATTATTTTCgttcaaaacaaatttaaacTGGGTTTTGTCAATTGCGTTAATTTCACATTATCAACTCCTTCACTCCCAGTAACTTTCAAAGCATTTTGGCTGAACTTG encodes:
- the armc2 gene encoding armadillo repeat-containing protein 2 isoform X2 gives rise to the protein MHKLSRGQGGQMGSTERKYELCGPFLPRRHPLLKTSAEIVGEARRILRAQSTQRPYTPRDAHRQLFARSSVRADHSSRPSSSFSLHAHHFDVGDSRPSSGTRLSPLEHTRIAFPGNDDFSKSSPKPPTDPLDPKRTPARTRGRLLKAASLSTLPPLAAHTDASQERLHQNPAKKLPPDQAFVSGDHKEVFGVPHLTSPRRSQSESRLSQSSFDAGVGSDEVRAGQRTDLGGSGKNNTSTGADSRWDTIESLLQQLKAAAAAGGGHEASPEHLCDLCAALHDGLAAAGMLGPQRCKRRSSILRMLFQLIDLDSPRLHMHVAELCLALHVSGKNLLNICKLIFKISRSEANDVLFQNNSVLDSLVGLLLREDATSCSEALFYSAGTLKYLSGNVVVVHLLLEKNFMSATRDFIQKLCRVDDAHLTIAGHILVQLTAALRNLADHAEARPLFVSHSLMSKLCSVLQRYRQDQDVCTNVSRIYSKLSSYAECRVALEQTPDCYQLFLELLSKHHQNQDLVVRLLFTLGNLTAKSDEARQRLFRCEASLDTLLRLYDDYQLREEEESPPPASRQEAEDVLVKLVRVLANMCIHEDVGAALASSTTCVQLLMETLELRSVAESEELTVNVAGAINNLTFYRKESAVLRRSQLAIAQLMLKLVLSSNMTAVLEATRVYGNVSQSKDVRDFIMQNKVHRFMVTLLDSKNPDVCFSACGVLTNLALDPPNRTLLSLEGTAIKLTDCLRDLGAGDWQLSAQLCQALWNMSGGGGPEKLLEAQDRESLLEILTSYLDENEIFKWTEDEDYHRALWELEFRPVGQRLSYLVNEM
- the armc2 gene encoding armadillo repeat-containing protein 2 isoform X1 — its product is MHKLSRGQGGQMGSTERKYELCGPFLPRRHPLLKTSAEIVGEARRILRAQSTQRPYTPRDAHRQLFARSSVRADHSSRPSSSFSLHAHHFDVGDSRPSSGTRLSPLEHKTRIAFPGNDDFSKSSPKPPTDPLDPKRTPARTRGRLLKAASLSTLPPLAAHTDASQERLHQNPAKKLPPDQAFVSGDHKEVFGVPHLTSPRRSQSESRLSQSSFDAGVGSDEVRAGQRTDLGGSGKNNTSTGADSRWDTIESLLQQLKAAAAAGGGHEASPEHLCDLCAALHDGLAAAGMLGPQRCKRRSSILRMLFQLIDLDSPRLHMHVAELCLALHVSGKNLLNICKLIFKISRSEANDVLFQNNSVLDSLVGLLLREDATSCSEALFYSAGTLKYLSGNVVVVHLLLEKNFMSATRDFIQKLCRVDDAHLTIAGHILVQLTAALRNLADHAEARPLFVSHSLMSKLCSVLQRYRQDQDVCTNVSRIYSKLSSYAECRVALEQTPDCYQLFLELLSKHHQNQDLVVRLLFTLGNLTAKSDEARQRLFRCEASLDTLLRLYDDYQLREEEESPPPASRQEAEDVLVKLVRVLANMCIHEDVGAALASSTTCVQLLMETLELRSVAESEELTVNVAGAINNLTFYRKESAVLRRSQLAIAQLMLKLVLSSNMTAVLEATRVYGNVSQSKDVRDFIMQNKVHRFMVTLLDSKNPDVCFSACGVLTNLALDPPNRTLLSLEGTAIKLTDCLRDLGAGDWQLSAQLCQALWNMSGGGGPEKLLEAQDRESLLEILTSYLDENEIFKWTEDEDYHRALWELEFRPVGQRLSYLVNEM
- the armc2 gene encoding armadillo repeat-containing protein 2 isoform X3, translating into MHKLSRGQGGQMGSTERKYELCGPFLPRRHPLLKTSAEIVGEARRILRAQSTQRPYTPRDAHRQLFARSSVRADHSSRPSSSFSLHAHHFDVGDSRPSSGTRLSPLEHKTRIAFPGNDDFSKSSPKPPTDPLDPKRTPARTRGRLLKAASLSTLPPLAAHTDASQERLHQNPAKKLPPDQAFVSGDHKEVFGVPHLTSPRRSQSESRLSQSSFDAGVGSDEVRAGQRTDLGGSGKNNTSTGADSRWDTIESLLQQLKAAAAAGGGHEASPEHLCDLCAALHDGLAAAGMLGPQRCKRRSSILRMLFQLIDLDSPRLHMHVAELCLALHVSGKNLLNICKLIFKISRSEANDVLFQNNSVLDSLVGLLLREDATSCSEALFYSAGTLKYLSGNVVVVHLLLEKNFMSATRDFIQKLCRVDDAHLTIAGHILVQLTAALRNLADHAEARPLFVSHSLMSKLCSVLQRYRQDQDVCTNVSRIYSKLSSYAECRVALEQTPDCYQLFLELLSKHHQNQDLVVRLLFTLGNLTAKSDEARQRLFRCEASLDTLLRLYDDYQLREEEESPPPASRQEAEDVLVKLVRVLANMCIHEDVGAALASSTTCVQLLMETLELRSVAESEELTVNVAGAINNLTFYRKESAVLRRSQLAIAQLMLKLVLSSNMTAVLEATRVYGNVSQSKDVRDFIMQNKGLWSRCWTPRTRTCASRLAGSSPIWRLTLPTEHCSPSRGPQSN